The following is a genomic window from Methanoplanus sp. FWC-SCC4.
CTCTTCTTGAACGCGCAAAAGATAAAAGATGAATGGTTTTCAAATATCAGAGGTGACGTACTTGCAGGAATTACCGTTGCACTTGCACTGATTCCCGAAGCAATTGCCTTCTCAATCATAGCCGGCGTTGATCCGATGGTCGGCCTTTATGCGTCATTCTGTATTGCAGTTGTAATATCAGTTGCAGGCGGAAGGCCGGGCATGATATCAGCTGCCACAGGATCAATGGCACTTGTGATGGTAATTCTTGTCAGGGATTTCGGGCTTGAATATCTTCTTGCGGCAACCATCCTTACAGGAATTCTCCAGTTTGCCCTTGGTCTTTTAAAAATCGGCCGTTTTATCTCATTCATCCCCTATTCAGCAGTGCTCGGGTTTGTAAACTCCCTTGCAATTCTTATATTTCTTGCCCAGGTTCCATTTTTAATAGGTGCACCACTGCCTGTTTACGCAATGACGGCGGCAACAATCGGGATTATCTGGTTTTTGCCCCGCTTTACAAGGGCAGTGCCGGCACCACTCATTGCTATTGTTCTGATGACCGCGGTTGCAATCGGAACAGGCCTGAGTGTCCTTACTGTCGGGGATTTGGGAACAATTACAAAGACACTTCCCCTGTTTCATCTTCCAATGGTACCCTTAACCATTGAAACACTGCTGATAATTCTTCCATATTCAGCAACGCTTGTCATCGTCGGACTTCTTGAATCCCTTCTGACCGCATCAATCATTGACGAGATGACGGATACAAAGAGTGACAAGAACAGGGAAGTTAAAGGACAGGGTATTGCAAACTGTGTTGCAGGTTTTTTCGGGGGAATGGCAGGCTGTGCAATGATCGGTCAGTCAGTTATCAATGTGACATCGGGAGGGAGGGGAAGACTTTCTTCAATGACTGCCGGACTATTCCTTATATTTCTCATAATTGTTCTCGGTGATCTTGTTGCACAGATTCCAATGGCGGCACTTGTCGGTGTCATGATTATGGTTGCATACGGGACATTTGAGTGGCAGTCAGTTAAGGATATTTTCAAAATCCCAAAAAGCGATGCATTTGTCATGCTCACAACAATTGCAATTGTAGTCTACACACACGATCTTGCAAAGGGTGTTTTAACAGGTGTAGTAATTGCCGCACTTGCAATGGTCTGGAAGATGTCAGCCATTTCGGTTTCAGGCAATATACGCGAAGACGGGGTTAAAATCTACACAGTGAAAGGTCAGCTTTTCTTTGGGACAATGTCGGCCTTCATTGACCTTTTTGATTATACAGGCGATCCGGAAAAAATTGAGATAGACTTTCAAAATTCGCATATCTGGGATCAGTCAGCAGTTGAGGCAATTGCGAGAGTAATAGACAAATATCAGCAGGAAAATAAATCGGTTTATGTCACCGGTCTTGATATCGAAAGCCAGGATACACTTGATAAGGGATATTCCAAAAAATAGTCGGGCCACAGATTCCTGATTTATTCAAAAATTCAAAAAATTTTTTTATCAAAAAAGAGAGAAGGAGATTGATTTATCTGCGTCCTCCCTTTTTCAGAACATGAGGCTGAACTCAATCACTATCCTCTTTTGCCTCCATTGTTACCGGAACCGTCACTGCCACCGCCTTTTTTACCACTGTTGCCTCCTTTATTTCCTCCGCCGCCTTTATTGCCTCCGGCCTGTGAGGTTTCGGTGACTTTAACAAGACCACTTCCCCGGTGGACTATTTCATCACCATCTTCAACGACAAAGAACAATCTTTTAACACTTGAATCAAGGTAGTCAAGATCGCGAACGTAAAATACAAACTGATATTTGTAATCGCCCTCGGTGTGGACTGTTTTATAAACAGGACCGGATTCAGCAGGTTCATCCGGATTATCCGCACTCGGAAGCCTCAGCTGAATGTTGTCTGTATCAAAATAAATTTTAAGTTCAGAGACACTGAAGTTCTTTGCGCTTTCATCATAAACTTCAACCTCAGCGGGTAAAC
Proteins encoded in this region:
- a CDS encoding SulP family inorganic anion transporter → MNAQKIKDEWFSNIRGDVLAGITVALALIPEAIAFSIIAGVDPMVGLYASFCIAVVISVAGGRPGMISAATGSMALVMVILVRDFGLEYLLAATILTGILQFALGLLKIGRFISFIPYSAVLGFVNSLAILIFLAQVPFLIGAPLPVYAMTAATIGIIWFLPRFTRAVPAPLIAIVLMTAVAIGTGLSVLTVGDLGTITKTLPLFHLPMVPLTIETLLIILPYSATLVIVGLLESLLTASIIDEMTDTKSDKNREVKGQGIANCVAGFFGGMAGCAMIGQSVINVTSGGRGRLSSMTAGLFLIFLIIVLGDLVAQIPMAALVGVMIMVAYGTFEWQSVKDIFKIPKSDAFVMLTTIAIVVYTHDLAKGVLTGVVIAALAMVWKMSAISVSGNIREDGVKIYTVKGQLFFGTMSAFIDLFDYTGDPEKIEIDFQNSHIWDQSAVEAIARVIDKYQQENKSVYVTGLDIESQDTLDKGYSKK